AAATTATATATATCTTGGCATTAAAAGTAGGTTATTATACAGCTTGAAATATACGGAATCAATATCTATACACTTCTACTGCATTAAATTGAGAAACATCAACGATTTGTGCACTATTGTTCAGCTCTTTACAAGATCATTAAAAAGTACTATTATCTTTTCTCACAGTACAACATCAGTGCACTGATGCTGTGCAACAATGTTTTTTTATCAACAGTACATTTTTCTACATGTTGTTGCAGCTTCAGTGTAATGGTGTACTGCTTTTGCCTTCAGGGTAGTCATGTTATAAATTAATTTAGAATTATCTTTGTAGTGTTTCTGTATTACACTGGACAGAACTGTTATCTATTTATTTCCACAGGGAGGTCCGTATTATGATATACTGCACAGCATTCTAGGAGCATACACCTGTTATAGACCTGATGTAGGATACGTAAGTTGCCTGCATATGTATCTCAAAGCAGTGCCCTCTTTTACCTTTTTGAATGCTGCTTAAAACGTACCTCTCAGCAATATTTTAGTCACCCTGTTAAATGGTTAAATCTGTTCTTTTTATGTGAACCACGGCACGATAAACATTTAGAGTTTCATGACATAAATTAAATGTAAGGCGtttcaaaattaaattaattacagTGCCAAGTATTTATTTTTGAAGTTTAACTCTTTTAATGGTGAGCTTAGAAAAATCTATCCCGCTTATCTAGTGGAAGGATGAAGTGTGTTTCTCTTGTTGACAACTATTTTAATCTGAGGCAGTGCTGGAGATGTTTAGTtcaggtggaaagagtgcagagagaaaaaaagtttgcTTCGGCGTGATAAAATTTCCTCCCCAATATTCTAGCATTTTCTATCTTCAAATTTTTATCTGTCAACGTGAAATTCTTTGTCGCCACCTAATTCTTGGTCCACTGttgtattctccccacattcttgtCAACTCtcacccagattctaccacccacCTACATGCTGGGTATAATTTACAGTAGCTAATTAATTACCAAATTGCATGTCCTTGGGAAATGTGAGGAaaccaggagcacctggagagaaaCGTACAAGATTGCAAGGAGAATGTTTAAATTCCACACCCACAGtccccgaggtcagaattgaacccaggctcCAGGtgctttgaggcagggactttattagctgtgccactgtgctgtacaTTCAGTTGATTAAATTATAGATATTGAATGGTAGCTAAACTTTCTTCCTTAAAAGGTGCAAGGAATGTCTTTCATTGCTGCCGTGCTGATTCTAAACCTGGATATTGCAGATGCCTTCATTGCCTTTGCTAATTTATTGAACAAACCATGTCAAATGGCATTTTTTCGTGTGGACCACAGTCTTGTGAGTATATTAGTACATTAGCGTACTATTATGAAAGTTCCTGAATCAATTCAGTGGAACAATTTGAGACGTTTGTCATTTTAAATTGTGAAAGTGAAAATGGAACTATAAAAGGTGAGTTTTATTCCTAGAtctgctttctctctcttccccagtatTAACAAAAAAGCAGAGAGCCAGATATACAAGCAGATAAGATTTTGTGATGATGGTTTGTTTGGAATTAATGTTCTGCATAATTTGATTTGAGAACAATTGTCAAAgttagttttaatttttttaaatcagtatcTAGTATTAAATCATGCGTTACAGCACAGAGAAGTCCATATTGGAATAAGATCTTGAGTTATATTTCTTTGGAAAGAATCAATGGATCAATATACCTCTAGACCATCTGAAGAACTTGTACAGGAACAGCAATGAACATTTTTTTCGAATGAGATATGGGAGAATCAGAAAAATATCTTTCTCATTTTGACTGCTTTCAACTTGAATTCTAACTTTGTAACCTCAATTTTTTTCTGTCTGTAATCAATATGGTATACAATGGCTCAAGATCACTTAATTTAGTATGTACTGAAATGGATTCTAAACCAGCATACTGTTAAtgccttcattggctttgctaatTTATTGAATCAAACCATGTCAAATGGCATTTTTTCGTGTGGACCGCAGCCTTGTGAGTATGTTAGTACATTAGCGTATTATTGTGAAATTTCTTGAATCAATTCAGTGGGACAAGCCAATGATCCTTTGAATTCATTTGATAAAATTGCTAACATTGGAGAAGGTATAGAAATTATTATAAAGGTAAAACAATGAATGCATAGCTTGTATCCACATTTTTAGAAATTGTTAACGTGAATTCATTGCTATCCTTGATTTTGTGAATTTAGTTGTGAATATTGAATTATTAGGTTTTCATTTCATCTCAAACATCTCTGATCTCAATCAGTTAGACTGTCTGACAATAGGACCATAAGGATAATCAATACACATCAGGACAGCCTCTGGGGCCTTTCTTTCTAACGCCCACAGTGAATCAGGTTTTTTTTCTGCAAGAGGAATGATGGCGACCGTGTTGCCAACATGACTTTAAAACCCTGTAGTTGCAGGATGTTTGTGTGGCCGCATGGCTGTTGGGAGGGCATTTAGAAGCAGCAGTGTGGATCAAGAGTGGTCTAACTCCACAGTTTACAACCTAAGGGAAAGATAACAGGAGTGGGGCTAGAAGAGCTGATTATTGTCTATAAAGATACCacagaatttattttaaaatccagACTATAAAGACAATCAAGTTGTTTTTGTTTCATGGAAGACTGAGAAAGGATTTAGCTTTCTCGAGAATATTATAACATTTATATACTTGCAATTTATATAATGCTTACGTATCAAAGTAATCGgaaaatccaaagatagacacaaagagctggagtaactcagtgggtcagacagcatctctggagaaaaggaataggtgaagtttcgggttgagaaaatCCAAATTGATTTAATGCTTACAGAAACGTTTTGCTGAAGTATAAATAAGAATCTGTTCATAATTTTTAACTGGTCCTCGCATACAATGGAAAAGTTGCTCTGACAACatgttttgtgtgaaaaaaattattGCAAAATTTACTGCTTTAACTAATACCAGTGAAAGATTCTAGTTACTCTGAAATTGTGAAGTTAAATATTACCAGGCTTAGTATTCTTTTAACTTTTTTGCTCATTAATAGGGTTAAGAATTAATTGCATATATAATAACAATGCTTTGTTATTCCTTCATGTAGATATTGAAATATTTTGCAGCCTTTGAGGTGTTCTTTGAGGAAAATTTACCAGGGTTGTTTACACACTTCAAGAAAAACAACCTTACCCCAGATATTTATTTAATTGACTGGTAACAACACTTAACTATTTCTTAATAGGCCATTTTAATTGCTTCTAGGCCTGTGTATTGCATTTCTGACCATTTGTTTCACTTTGCCATTGTCCTTTTCCCATAAGATTCTTGTATCTTTGGCTGTGTTTTTTCATAATATTAATTTGCATCTTATATTCTTGATAGTTTTTCTCAAAACAACtttttaaattggttttaaaATTTATAAAAAGGTTCCTTATTGCTGAAACAGAAAATTACGCACTCCACCGATTGATTGCATCTAAAGCTTCTGAAAAGTATGCCCTTCGTGAAACTTTAGCTTAAAAATTTTATAAAATTGGGACTTTGCTAATTTTATGTGGCGATTCTCATTCCCTGGCATCTCTTGAGTTTTGGCCAATGTTTTCTGCAGAGTGTGCCTCCACTGTGACCAATGGATGTTGGACAGGCAGAGCTTCCATAAATTAGACTGAACTTCCACATGAGTGTAATTTTGTATTCTCCCTGTAATAAGTAACAGACAATtgagctgtttaaaaaaaaattgtgcacCAGTCTCTTGGAAAGGCATTGGTTAACTTCTCAACTTCCCAACTATTGTGGAGTTGCTTGCATTAACTACTACAAGTTTATGTTTTAGACTCTTCTCATGTTGACACTAGTTAAACATTCAAAAGATTTAATGCCATTAAAACGAAGAAAAATTGCTAAGATACTTTATGTGGGTACAAACTGACTTGAAGAAGAATCTTTAACATTATTTCAAATTTCACCATATGAAGATTTCTTTTGTGAACATATTTTGTAAAAAATCAGTGCCTTCTTGACAAAATCATTAACCCAGTTCTGAGAAATGCATACTCGTTTAATGGCATTGTACAGTCATTGATAATTTGCATAGGTTATTTTGTGCATGCACAAATTTTTCGGAGTGAAAATAGTCAGGGCTAAATTCTGCTATCACACATTTGCCACTTTCCGCCCTAATCATAAGAGCAAACTGATACCCTTCAGTGGTTTTCCTATTTGAAAGAGAAATAAAAGTTGCAACCTTAACTCTAATGTCCCTTCAAAATATACAAAGATTCCACATGTTGAATCTGTAAGGAAATGGATGTCCTACTCCTTGTACTTAACAGTTCAATAACTATGTTTAGACATGCATGAATTTGACACATAGAAAGGGAAAGCTGTGTCTGGATTGATTTAATGATCAAGAATTTGCAGGTAATACATCGGGCCAAATCTTGGGATGCTGGAATGCATGTCTGCCCAATTTGAGGTGTGTCTGGTTGGGACACAGAGGGGATATCTTGTGACTCAAAGTCTCTGGTTCTAGAAGCTTGACCTGAGCAGCAGTGAAACCTCGAAAGGCAACCAAAGCCCTACTGCCATGCACACCAGAAAGTTTTGCAAACTGTCACAGCTATAGATATATTTAACATTAACAGGCATTTAAAGGAGAAGATTGGTCAGTTTGCAAAGTGGACTGACGACATTCATAAGTGCAATTTCTTGCGCAGAGCAGTTTCCattccaagctgcgatgcatcctaataggatgctttctatgttaCACTGAGAGATAGTTAAAATTTTTTGGAGATATGCCAATTTTAATTAGTTTTACAATGCAGATTAGCTGGTGTGCTTTCACAGCCATTGTATCAATTTGGTTGGAACAGGAGATATTATTAGTGATATTTAcatctaggaacttgaagctcttaaccatctccacttcaccgTTAATGCCGACTCCATACCACAACTGAAGTGAATGCCTAGCTCTTTAGTTTAGCTGAGTTTGTTGACTTGACGGCATACGATTTGAATTGTCATTATATGAATATGCAATTATATTAATTTGTTTCCATATTATTTACattatatacatatacatgttAATATGTAATTATATGAATATGTAATTCTTCCATTAAATTACTGTCTTATTTTCTTCAGGATATTCACACTGTACAGTAAATCATTTCCTCTGGACCTTGCTTGTCGTGTCTGGGATGTATTCTGTCGTGATGGAGAAGAATTTCTTTTCAGAACTGCTCTGGGAATCTTGAAGCTTTATGAGGATATTTTGACCCAAATGGACTTTATTCACATGGCACAGTTCCTGACCAAGCTCCCTGAAGAGATGTTAGCCGAGGATCTATTTGGAACCATAACAGCCATTCAAATGCAGAGTAGAAATAAAAAGTGGGCTCAGGTAAATCCCTATTATCTTAAGGAAGATGAACATTGCAATGTATTAATGCCAAGTGATTATTTTTTTTACCCTTAAGTTATATAAATTTAATTATTACAATATAAGCAATTGATTTTTTTCTTTAGCAGTGTTTATGACACTgcaaattttaaatgtttttgcttTTGTCCATGATTTGTTTTCATTGCGTTTAATTTGAATGTTGAAGGGGaagaaaatactgcagatgctgcagatctGAACTTTTTTAAATACTTGAAATACTGAGTCAAGCATGTGTGAAGAGATAAATGACTATTGTTTCAAATCATTTATCTTCACTGGAAATAGTTGGAGAGGCGCAGCTTTAAAAATGAAGAGAAGCTAGGGAAGGAATTAGATATTCAAGTGGAAAACAGTGAAAGCAAACAAATTGGAGAAAGGCCATAACTTCCAGCTGGGCATTCCTGGGAGAGAATATGAGGAAATAGGAGACAAGAGCTTGCTGATACTGAAATCTTTGCGGGCCAAGCCGCATATGTGGGGTGCAATGGACAAATGAcggtttgggtggggacccttaagactgatctgaagaaaatATGAATTGTGCATTTGCCCTCTTCTGCCAATACCACTATTCAATAAGATGATGGCTGAGCTTGTACCTCAGTGACATTTTCCTAGAATAAACTCGTATTCCCATAATCTCAATCTATTGATCTCTCTGGAACATACACATCAAACCTCCAGAGCCCTCTGAATTTGGCATCCAATTAGTCACAACCTCCCTACATGAAAGTGATCCTTTATATTTATTAAGTGTTTGTATAGGCATTCTTAAatgcactttatcaaaggccatCTGAAAATCAAAATACATCACATCAACTAGTTCATCTTTATTTTATTCTGCTTTTTGCAGTCTCAAGAAATACCAACAGATTTCCGATGCTCAATTTTTACATTCGCAAATATTTGTAAACTCTGCCCAATCCTATTATTTTCCCAAGTGTCCTGTTATAATTTCCTTTAGAGAGAAGTGGCTGTGAATTTGCTGGAAAGTTAAATTAAAAATAGAACGTGCTGGCAATAATTAGCTGTCTGGTAGAATCCGTGGAGAGAGAAAGTTAATGGGTTATTATAGGGACTGCAGGGAAATCGCATTGAGCAGTTCTTCTTAAAGTCAGTCCAGTGAAGTCCAGTAACTTGTAGACAACCACAGTTCGCAGGATATCATTACCCCTGTCACTGATGAGGAGGGAACAAGCGTTGTCGAGGGGGATGTACGTGGTGGTGGTCAGGGAGAAGAGCGGTGGGCTGAAACCTAGAGTTAAATAGCCTCTGGCAAATGAAAGGAAGGAATGGGAACCCATTAATATGGTGTTAACATGTAGGTTAGATAGTACTttagctttgggcttggttttctcgaGTGCTTACCCTGGTGTTATAGCatatactttgtgttttaattgtaatttaaagcCACTTCATAAATAAGTTTGTGCTGAATTTACAGACTATTTGTTGCTACTGTTAAAACAAACATTAATCGTTACTGGCTGGAGAAAACAGACTTAAATTTGTATTAATGTAGCACTTATACTGAGCGATATTTCTATGCACTTTATGTAATTATCCGATTAGAATGATACAAAAAAATGAGTTGGTTTAGTCTACATTGACAATGATTTTAAGTGGAGCAGTCTAATGTACTAGCTTGCCCCTATTTATGAGAGTGGGGAGTGTAAAGCAATTACTTGACCATTTACTTTTAAGATGCACATTACTGATTCATCATTGTACGCATCAACTCCCTGCAACATAATTTTGGAGAGGATTGACAGGATTGATGTCAGAGGCTGCAGAGTTTTGAATTGGATGCAAACATGGCTTGATGCATCAGGCATTTAggattagaaaataggtgcaggaggaggccattcgtccctttgagctagcattcaaattcgagccagcattgaaaccataaaatattttttaggTCTGAGAACCTTTGTTATGGTGATGTTCAAAGAACCTTGGAATGCTTGTACACAAGACACTGGAGGGCAACATGCAAGCAATTGACAGAAAATTATTTGTTTCCTTTTATTATGAGAGGATTTGAATGCTTCAGGAAGGAAGTCTTACTGCAATTGCattgggccttggtgagactgcaccgggagcattgtgtacagttttggtctttcaTCTAAGAGCACTCTCTACTGAAGGAGTGCAACAAAAATTCATTGGACTCATTCAGGGAATGTCGGGTTGGTCATACGAAGAATCGTTGAGTAAACTTGTACGGTATTCTCTAGAGTTTAAGAAAACTAAAAAACATTCAACAttcttatgtaggaaaataactgcagaagctggtacaaatctaaggtatcacaaaatgctggagtaactcagcaggtcaggcagcatctaggagagagggaatgggtgacgtttcgggtcgagaccgttcttcagactgaagaagagtctcgacccgaaacgtcacccattccctctctccagatgctgcctgacatgctgagttactccagcattttgtgataccttcaacatTCTTAAAGATTTTGACATGTTTGATGCAGGAAATATATTTTGAATGGCAGGGGTCTCTGGAACCAGGGGACATAATATTAGAATAAGGATTTTTGAGATAACTCCGTGTGACTTCCTTGAAATATAGTAGCAGCTTGGTCATTATTTTCATTCCAATCACATtgatagattgatagattttttgaTCTTTGGGGGTTTCTGGGGATGTGGGTATCGAGCTGAAAGATGGCACTGAGGTAGAAGATGAGTCTCGATGTTAACGAGTGGCAGAACAGCCTTGAGGGCGAAAGGCCTCCTATTTATCCGGCCCAATAAATTCATCAACGCATTGGGTGGAATGTCAAACATAGGAAATGCTTGTTGGATTGTGAGATTGAAACATACTGGAGTAAAGGAAACAAAATCACTTCCTGTCTGAACAGATTTGTGTTACTTTTTTTAAATGGGTTATCTATGTGTTTTGACTTGGAGTTAAGCATGCTGTCAAGGATTTAACTGGGAAAATCAGTATGCTGAAAAGCACACCTAACTGGCACCTATGGTAAAAATGTATATTGACTTTAACATTCATGACAATCAAGCTCCTGAGAAAGCTTAAGTCAGTGGAAATGTACTGATTCGTGCTGTGACATTAATTGGTCTTGTACGACTGTTCCAAGTTGTATCATTGCACAATATGGTTTTATCACATTTGGTCACTTTACTTTTGCAGTCAATTGGCCTGAAATAACTATTCTTCTGGTAAAATTCTTATTCATAATTGCAGGCTTCCatgtagtttaattcagagaaacaacgcacattaatactatcctacagatacgagggacaattttaccaagccaattagcctatgtttaccaagccaatttgtctattgtctattgtctattgaacccggaaatcccagagaaaacccacgcaggtcagggtggagaacatacgaactctgtgccaaccagtagtcaggatcaaacccgggtctctggcactgcgccactgtgctactctTTGTTGCAGTTTGAAAAAATCCAATTGATATGCCTACCTTTGCAGCCCTATGTGTCAAGATCTAACCTTAATAAATATTGTGATGTATTGCTTTGTTTTTCATGTCCAAGTAAATGTTTTCATGCATTTTCAGATTCTTTCAGCACTGCAAAAAGATACAAGGGAGCTGGATAAAGGAAGTCCTGCTATGAAGCGATGACCTGTATATTTGAATGTTTGAAGCCATGTTGTGGTAAATTGAGTGTTAGGTTCAAAAAATGGAAATAAGTCTTTGTAACTCACAGTGATGGGTTTCTTACTGCGATTTACAACATCGTGTTATTTGATACTAACACTGGAGTAAGCCTTAAAAGGATATTCTTACATAAttgaaattgtggatgcagccttaAGATTTTTGCACAGCCTCATCTCCTATGTATCATAGGCAGTTGTTTTATTTTAATCCCAATAATATttctaaataaaatatttattgcaCGTCAACTATACCTAAATCACAATATATTGTTAAGTAAATGCTCATATTTGTCAAATGTGATAAATAAATCTTCCAAGTCCAAACAATGGAAGTGATCACTAACTGTGGCAGTCTAGCTTATCTTTCATCTTTGCTGCCTTTTTTTATACCacttattaaaaaaaatctaggtAACATTAAACTTAAACCATAAACCTTGTTTCCAACACATTTGAGTAATCTTTAATATCACTGATGCATCCAACTTCAGGCTAGTTTTCTTTAACACATTTGCAGTTTTCCCTTTGCATACACCAAATTTACATCTTATTTTGCACATAATTGCAGAATCGTATGCTTCCTTATATTTGACCTAACTCTGTTGTTCTTGACTTATAAATGTGACCGCACTATGGCTGCATCCATTCATCACCAGCTGTTTAGAATAATACCACTATTTTTGTTCTCATAAGCTTGCATTTGAAGTAGAGCTGCTGTCATTTTGGTGCTACCTGTGCAGATACGAGAATAATAGAACGATATGATCTTAGCAGCAAAATAAGTTTATAGACAACAAAATGTAATACAATTTCTACTTCATTATAACATTTTCACATAACTCTGGCATTGCTGTATTGTGATTAGTGAAGATGACAATTAAAAGTGGGCATTTGTCGTTGGGTTAAACACTGTCTTTACAGTAAGGAGGAATAGCTGTTTGCAGGCAGAAGAGGGAACTCGGTGTCTGTGTACTTATAAATGTGTGATATATTTCTTGGTAATCTTTAGCTCAGGGCATTTTTCTCTGTGAAATTAAATAGCTTCATTCACCACCAGAAGTTTAAAAAGCGGTTAAAATGTAAACTTGCTTTTTCATAGCTGCTTGATCTCACGTACGATTCGTGACCTGATACTTGCACTTTCGTATCACCCTTTTGGAAAAATAAGAATATGATATAAAACTTGGGAATTTTGGAGTTTGGTTACAATCAACCTGGCGCcatgcacacacgtacacactttTCATGTTGAGCTTTAACCCAGGG
This region of Rhinoraja longicauda isolate Sanriku21f chromosome 1, sRhiLon1.1, whole genome shotgun sequence genomic DNA includes:
- the LOC144596308 gene encoding TBC1 domain family member 14-like isoform X2, with amino-acid sequence MEYEEGSGRAQTSPSPNQCVRKNLDFEPFSTTALILEDRPANLPAKPAEEAQKHRQQYAEMVAQVKKREQKDAQRRRKLLEDRCKLEDSIGNAVMTWSNEVLPNWEAMCNSRKVRDLWWQGIPPSVRGKVWSLAIGNDLNITHELYEICLSRAKDKCRSLSTAHSDIDNEDPGLSAADREASLELIKLDISRTFPNFCIFQQGGPYYDILHSILGAYTCYRPDVGYVQGMSFIAAVLILNLDIADAFIAFANLLNKPCQMAFFRVDHSLILKYFAAFEVFFEENLPGLFTHFKKNNLTPDIYLIDWIFTLYSKSFPLDLACRVWDVFCRDGEEFLFRTALGILKLYEDILTQMDFIHMAQFLTKLPEEMLAEDLFGTITAIQMQSRNKKWAQILSALQKDTRELDKGSPAMKR